One Algibacter sp. L3A6 genomic region harbors:
- a CDS encoding cupin produces the protein MKTASLTEALIYTEDKPSITLLLKTDTTKELRIALKKGQLMKEHKAQYPIIVEIFEGEIEFGVNGEQKILKKGALIALNANVPHDLNGLQDSIVRLSISIADTVERVEDVAKL, from the coding sequence ATGAAAACAGCATCACTAACAGAGGCACTTATTTATACCGAAGACAAACCAAGTATAACGTTATTATTAAAAACAGACACCACAAAAGAACTAAGGATTGCCTTAAAAAAAGGACAACTGATGAAGGAGCACAAAGCACAATACCCAATAATAGTTGAAATTTTTGAAGGTGAGATAGAGTTTGGTGTAAACGGAGAACAAAAGATATTGAAAAAAGGAGCTCTCATAGCGTTAAACGCTAATGTGCCACACGATTTAAATGGATTGCAAGATTCTATTGTTAGACTTTCCATTTCTATTGCAGATACCGTAGAACGTGTAGAAGACGTTGCAAAACTATAA
- a CDS encoding YHYH protein, which produces MNYKTTLLIGVITLFYGCHAQKSNTTTEQNETEISNNYFGNYTINNSTYGTKTTMAIDGDYRVMTTNALPNHATGEYPRKGNPNTISAQKKSYKIPLKPSFTGVAKWAREPGVALNGVKFEPETAEMVICDSGENFKVEAVQDLINLGLDFNNAHVQPTGEYHYHGISEALVEAFDSGEDLVHLGFAKDGFPIYYSKSGAFKPSFQIIDGIYSATDCTYSNPKNSLDVELENDEFDGTFVSDWEYVKGLGDLDECNGVYVNGGYVYMVTDSYPYVGRCLMGEFEEERHPDGPPPGQGGRGQRPPRGQGQNQRP; this is translated from the coding sequence ATGAATTATAAAACTACTTTACTAATAGGTGTAATTACCTTGTTTTATGGTTGCCACGCCCAAAAAAGCAATACAACTACCGAACAAAACGAAACAGAAATCTCTAATAATTATTTTGGGAATTATACCATTAACAATAGTACGTATGGCACCAAAACCACAATGGCTATAGATGGAGATTACCGTGTAATGACAACCAATGCGTTGCCAAACCACGCCACTGGAGAATACCCTAGAAAGGGAAACCCTAATACCATTTCTGCACAAAAGAAATCTTATAAAATTCCTTTGAAACCAAGTTTTACGGGTGTAGCTAAATGGGCAAGAGAACCAGGCGTTGCATTAAACGGTGTTAAATTTGAACCAGAAACCGCTGAAATGGTTATTTGCGACAGTGGAGAGAATTTTAAAGTTGAAGCAGTACAAGATTTAATAAACTTAGGTTTAGATTTTAATAACGCCCACGTACAACCTACAGGTGAATATCATTATCACGGTATTTCGGAGGCTTTAGTGGAAGCTTTTGATTCGGGAGAAGATTTGGTGCATCTTGGTTTTGCGAAGGATGGTTTTCCTATTTATTATTCAAAAAGTGGAGCGTTTAAACCTAGTTTTCAAATAATAGATGGGATTTATTCTGCTACAGATTGTACGTATTCTAATCCTAAAAACAGCCTGGATGTGGAGTTAGAAAATGATGAGTTTGATGGTACGTTTGTTTCCGATTGGGAATACGTTAAAGGTTTAGGGGATTTAGATGAGTGTAATGGTGTTTATGTTAATGGAGGTTATGTATATATGGTTACAGATTCATATCCATATGTTGGACGTTGTTTAATGGGGGAGTTTGAAGAAGAAAGACATCCTGATGGACCTCCTCCAGGACAGGGTGGTAGAGGACAAAGACCACCAAGAGGGCAAGGGCAAAATCAAAGACCATAA
- a CDS encoding outer membrane beta-barrel family protein, translating into MILKRLKHIIYFFFFIGSLLGNAQNKTIEIKGKVLEAESKQTIEYATISILDVATKKPVTGTITNEKGVFSIDVKATNFYIEVSFLGFTTKTFKTFNVVNNTIDLKTINLSEDLESLGEVLVRAERSQTEFKLDKRVFNVGSDLSATGAGALEVLNNVPSVNVSIEGEVSLRGNSGVQILINGKPSVLASADGNALGTITADMIEKIEVITNPSAKYDAAGTSGIINIVIKKSEKKGLNGSASINVGVPNSNSFGLSLNRRTEKFNLFSQLGFGLRTYPGETESINRDLVNNTEINSVGDSEFDEKFSNFLLGTDYHINDRNVITLSGSYAYEVEDQSSQQNYTGLDNTNTITDAWLRDEKTEATNPKLRYELQYKKDFKRHEDQSLLFSALGSSFRKDQTSNFINTTRIGDLPDEVQNTRTDYKLEDYTFKLDYAHPFLEHYTIETGSQYVINQVSNDFAVSDFEEGVWVDNTDLTNVFNFDQNVFGIYTTAAYEGEKWGIKMGIRLEDTQIETLLETTDEKDSKNYTDLFPSAHTSYTVSDNFSLQAGYSRRINRPNLRSLNPFSNIRNNFNISTGNPDLQPEYTNSYELTSIHKIGKASLNFSLYNRYTTDVIENITEYADDVSTSRPENIGTSNTTGFEFNGKYNPINWFSLSGEFNINFFDRQGVFESESFDFKGNRWTTSLTSKFKLPLDFDFEMSGDYQSKFKSLQGETYDNLYADLGLRKKILKGKVILNMSVRDVFASRVNQSETSQDDFYLYNSRKRGRFVTFGVSYGFGKGEAMEFSGRRH; encoded by the coding sequence ATGATCTTAAAACGTTTAAAACATATTATTTACTTCTTCTTTTTTATAGGAAGTCTTTTAGGTAACGCTCAAAATAAAACTATAGAAATTAAAGGGAAAGTTCTAGAAGCCGAAAGTAAACAAACTATAGAGTATGCCACAATATCTATCTTGGATGTTGCAACCAAGAAGCCTGTGACCGGAACAATAACCAACGAAAAAGGTGTGTTTTCAATAGATGTAAAAGCAACTAATTTTTACATTGAAGTGAGTTTTTTAGGCTTTACTACCAAAACATTTAAAACCTTTAATGTAGTAAACAACACTATCGATTTAAAAACCATTAATCTTTCGGAAGACTTAGAATCTTTAGGTGAGGTTTTGGTCAGAGCAGAACGATCGCAAACCGAATTTAAATTAGATAAACGTGTTTTTAATGTGGGCTCAGATTTAAGCGCAACTGGTGCTGGTGCATTAGAAGTTTTAAATAATGTGCCATCTGTAAATGTTAGTATTGAAGGTGAAGTAAGCTTGCGTGGAAATTCGGGTGTGCAAATTTTAATTAACGGAAAACCTTCTGTTTTGGCAAGTGCCGACGGTAATGCCTTAGGTACAATTACAGCTGATATGATTGAAAAAATAGAAGTTATTACAAATCCCTCAGCTAAATATGATGCTGCAGGAACTTCTGGGATTATAAATATTGTTATTAAAAAATCTGAAAAAAAAGGTCTAAATGGCTCTGCCTCTATAAATGTTGGTGTGCCAAATAGTAATAGTTTTGGATTGAGTTTAAACCGAAGAACCGAAAAATTTAATTTATTTAGTCAGTTAGGGTTTGGTTTACGCACCTATCCCGGAGAAACGGAAAGCATTAACCGAGACCTAGTTAATAACACTGAAATAAATAGTGTTGGTGATAGCGAGTTTGACGAAAAATTCAGCAACTTTTTGTTAGGTACCGACTACCATATTAACGACAGAAACGTTATTACGCTATCTGGTTCTTATGCATACGAGGTTGAAGATCAAAGTTCGCAGCAAAACTATACCGGTTTAGATAACACTAACACCATAACAGACGCTTGGTTACGTGATGAGAAAACAGAAGCAACGAACCCAAAATTACGCTATGAGTTACAATACAAAAAAGATTTTAAGCGCCACGAAGATCAAAGTTTACTCTTCAGTGCTTTGGGAAGTTCTTTTAGAAAAGATCAAACCTCTAATTTTATAAACACCACACGTATTGGTGATTTACCAGATGAAGTTCAAAATACTCGAACCGACTATAAACTAGAAGATTATACCTTTAAATTAGATTATGCACATCCTTTTTTAGAGCATTATACTATAGAAACTGGATCACAATATGTTATTAATCAAGTCTCTAACGATTTTGCTGTTAGCGATTTTGAAGAAGGTGTTTGGGTCGATAATACTGATTTAACGAATGTTTTTAATTTTGACCAAAATGTATTTGGTATTTATACTACAGCCGCTTACGAAGGTGAGAAATGGGGTATTAAAATGGGTATTCGTTTAGAAGATACACAAATTGAAACCCTATTGGAAACCACCGATGAGAAGGACTCCAAGAATTATACAGACCTCTTCCCTAGCGCGCATACTTCTTATACTGTTAGTGATAATTTTTCTTTACAAGCGGGTTATTCACGACGTATTAATCGGCCAAATTTACGATCGTTAAATCCGTTTTCTAATATTAGAAATAACTTCAATATTTCTACAGGAAATCCAGATTTACAACCAGAATATACAAATTCTTATGAGTTAACCAGTATTCATAAAATAGGAAAAGCTTCTTTAAACTTCAGCTTATACAACCGTTATACCACTGATGTTATTGAAAATATTACGGAGTATGCAGATGACGTTAGTACTTCACGTCCTGAAAACATAGGGACAAGTAATACCACTGGTTTTGAGTTTAACGGAAAATACAATCCTATAAACTGGTTTTCATTAAGTGGCGAATTCAATATTAATTTCTTTGATAGACAAGGTGTTTTTGAATCTGAATCTTTCGACTTTAAAGGAAATAGATGGACTACAAGTTTAACTTCAAAATTTAAATTACCTCTAGACTTCGATTTTGAAATGTCTGGCGATTACCAATCTAAATTTAAAAGTTTACAAGGAGAAACCTATGATAATCTGTATGCCGATTTAGGTCTTCGTAAAAAGATTTTAAAAGGAAAAGTTATATTAAATATGAGTGTGCGAGATGTTTTTGCTTCTCGTGTAAACCAATCTGAAACTTCACAAGATGACTTTTATTTATACAACAGCCGTAAACGCGGTCGTTTTGTTACTTTTGGTGTTAGCTACGGTTTTGGAAAAGGTGAAGCCATGGAGTTTTCTGGACGTAGACATTAA
- a CDS encoding M15 family metallopeptidase — translation MKNLVLFTLVGILCLFYSCKDEKQPVLVENLTVETIVKEIPKKKIDSMITKDFVLGKFNYTKHDAFEKVSASHSSKTTYLNKNCYEAFKAMHKQAKAHGINLIIISGTRNFYEQKSIWERKWKKYENLKPNARAIKILEYSSMPTSSRHHWGTDMDLNNLNNSYFEKGEGLKIYNWLLKHAKSYGFKQVYTEKIHGRTGYNKEKWHWSYMPLAETYLEFYNANISYTDIVDFKGFEQAQELDVIKYYVNGISKD, via the coding sequence ATGAAAAACCTTGTATTGTTTACTCTTGTCGGGATATTGTGCCTATTCTATTCTTGTAAAGATGAAAAACAGCCTGTTTTGGTTGAAAACCTAACTGTGGAGACCATTGTTAAGGAAATTCCGAAGAAAAAAATAGACAGCATGATTACCAAAGATTTTGTTCTCGGAAAATTCAATTACACCAAGCATGACGCTTTTGAAAAAGTAAGCGCTTCCCATTCCTCTAAAACAACTTACTTAAACAAGAATTGTTATGAAGCCTTTAAAGCCATGCATAAACAAGCAAAAGCACATGGTATTAATTTGATTATTATTTCTGGAACACGAAATTTTTATGAACAAAAAAGTATTTGGGAACGTAAATGGAAAAAATACGAGAACTTAAAACCAAATGCACGTGCTATAAAAATTTTGGAATATAGCTCCATGCCAACATCATCACGCCATCATTGGGGAACAGACATGGATTTGAATAATCTAAACAATAGTTATTTTGAAAAAGGTGAAGGTTTAAAAATTTACAATTGGTTATTAAAGCATGCCAAATCGTATGGTTTTAAGCAGGTTTACACCGAAAAAATACATGGTAGAACCGGTTATAATAAGGAAAAATGGCATTGGTCTTACATGCCGTTAGCTGAAACTTATTTAGAGTTTTATAATGCTAATATTAGTTACACCGATATTGTTGACTTCAAAGGATTTGAACAAGCCCAAGAACTAGATGTTATAAAATATTACGTTAATGGAATTTCTAAAGATTAG
- a CDS encoding glycosyltransferase family 9 protein, translating into MRNITKNVGSSYTEPQKGSLKAEDIKRVLIIRPNHRLGNQLLLTPLVQEVLNTFPNCEIDLFVKGGVAYPVFENYKQVSKIIQLPRKPFSNLFKYAKSWASIKSNAYDLVINGDKNSSSGRLLTNLAKAKIKVFGDVNESIQNTFSDHLHISKYPIYNLRYNLNRLGFPENESPVPVLDIKLINAEIAKGKNILDDIVKNDKKTICIYTNATGNKCYSETWWETFYERLKAEYPDFNIIEMLPIENISKINFKSLNFYSKDIREMAGIMSNTSVFIAADNGVMHLASAALTPCVGFFSVTNENIYAPYGNGSVAINTNHTDINDWIKSIDGILR; encoded by the coding sequence ATGCGTAACATTACTAAAAATGTTGGTAGCTCTTATACTGAGCCTCAAAAGGGTTCGCTTAAGGCGGAAGACATTAAACGTGTTTTAATTATTCGTCCTAATCACCGTTTAGGTAATCAGTTACTCTTAACGCCATTGGTACAAGAGGTTTTAAATACCTTCCCAAACTGCGAAATAGATTTATTTGTAAAAGGTGGTGTTGCCTATCCTGTTTTTGAAAACTATAAGCAGGTTTCTAAAATTATTCAATTACCAAGAAAACCATTTAGTAACCTTTTTAAATACGCTAAAAGTTGGGCTTCGATTAAATCTAATGCTTACGATTTGGTTATTAATGGTGATAAAAACTCATCTTCTGGACGTTTATTAACGAATTTGGCTAAAGCTAAAATTAAAGTATTCGGTGATGTAAACGAAAGTATACAGAATACATTCAGCGATCATTTACATATTTCTAAATACCCCATTTATAATTTAAGGTATAATTTAAATCGTTTAGGCTTTCCTGAAAATGAGAGCCCAGTGCCTGTTTTAGATATTAAATTAATAAATGCTGAAATAGCAAAAGGAAAAAACATTTTAGATGATATTGTCAAAAACGACAAGAAAACTATTTGTATTTATACCAATGCTACGGGAAATAAATGTTATTCTGAAACGTGGTGGGAGACCTTTTACGAACGTTTAAAAGCTGAATATCCAGATTTTAATATTATTGAAATGTTGCCTATTGAGAATATTTCAAAGATCAATTTTAAATCTTTAAATTTTTATAGTAAAGATATTCGTGAAATGGCAGGTATTATGAGCAATACAAGTGTTTTTATTGCGGCAGATAATGGTGTGATGCACTTGGCTAGCGCGGCTTTAACGCCTTGTGTTGGATTCTTTTCTGTAACTAATGAAAATATTTACGCACCTTACGGAAATGGCAGTGTTGCTATTAATACAAACCATACCGACATTAATGATTGGATTAAATCAATCGATGGTATTTTAAGATAA
- a CDS encoding DMT family transporter: MLISTLAFACMNTTVKYLSNFSAFQIVLFRSVGSLFFTFGFLLKNKISFAGSNKKLLILRGVVGVTSMSLFFMATKYLPIGSAVSLRYLAPIFAAIFAVFLLKEKIKLVQWFFFALAFAGVLVLKGFDKEVSGYGLLLIFISAIFSGLVYIILSKIGKSEHPVVVVNYFMIISTLVGLFGSINNWIMPIGKEWFLLGILGVFGYFGQVYMTKAFQMASTSQVAPLKYIEVVFTLIFGTFIFGEVYTFWSLLGIALIVGGLILNIRYKEKNKT; the protein is encoded by the coding sequence ATGCTTATTAGCACATTAGCCTTTGCTTGCATGAATACCACAGTAAAATATTTAAGTAATTTCAGTGCCTTTCAAATTGTTCTGTTTCGTTCTGTAGGCTCTCTGTTTTTTACATTTGGTTTCTTATTAAAAAATAAAATTTCTTTTGCAGGTAGCAATAAAAAATTATTGATTCTTCGCGGTGTAGTAGGCGTAACGTCTATGAGCTTGTTTTTCATGGCTACCAAATATTTACCCATTGGTAGTGCAGTATCTTTAAGGTATTTAGCTCCAATTTTCGCTGCTATATTTGCTGTATTCTTACTTAAGGAAAAAATTAAATTAGTACAGTGGTTCTTTTTTGCACTTGCTTTCGCAGGTGTTTTAGTTCTAAAGGGATTTGATAAAGAAGTGAGTGGTTACGGACTTCTTTTAATCTTTATTTCGGCTATTTTTAGTGGTTTAGTTTACATTATATTGAGTAAAATAGGGAAAAGTGAACATCCAGTAGTAGTGGTTAATTATTTCATGATTATTTCAACCTTAGTAGGTCTTTTTGGTTCGATAAACAATTGGATTATGCCTATAGGTAAAGAGTGGTTTTTACTCGGTATACTAGGTGTATTTGGTTATTTCGGACAGGTTTACATGACCAAAGCTTTCCAAATGGCTTCTACAAGCCAAGTAGCGCCTTTAAAATATATTGAAGTCGTATTTACCTTAATTTTCGGGACTTTTATTTTTGGTGAAGTGTACACATTTTGGAGCTTACTTGGTATTGCTTTAATTGTTGGTGGACTTATTTTAAACATTAGATACAAAGAGAAAAACAAGACTTAA
- a CDS encoding EamA family transporter, translated as MAVSRKTISIVLAFFAIYVIWGSTYLLNKIAVTELPPFMLGSMRFITASILIFIIAKILKFDLSITRTQLKNSIIAGFLFLAFGNGVVVWALRFVDSGFTALEISAQPLVVLILMRILQGKKISAMSYIGVALGFLGIFLLVSQKQIISKDGQILGMIMIFVCMISWAYASIFVGNANLPKNFFVNTGYQMLSGGVMLAIASVCFGEEWTSPTTWSTPVLWSMLMLIIFGSIIAFTAFNYLLKEVSPEKVSTSTYVNPVIALFLGWFVLDENLTKQSIIAAVILLTGVYFINSKRKFKPRSLGR; from the coding sequence ATGGCTGTTTCTCGTAAAACGATTTCTATTGTATTGGCCTTCTTTGCCATTTACGTAATTTGGGGATCTACTTATTTACTTAACAAAATAGCGGTAACAGAATTGCCGCCATTTATGTTAGGCTCCATGCGTTTTATAACGGCTAGTATTCTTATTTTTATAATTGCTAAAATTTTAAAATTTGATCTTTCCATCACTAGAACGCAATTAAAAAACTCTATTATAGCAGGCTTTTTATTTCTAGCTTTTGGCAACGGCGTTGTAGTTTGGGCGCTAAGGTTTGTAGATAGTGGTTTTACTGCTTTAGAAATTTCTGCACAACCTCTCGTTGTACTTATTTTAATGCGCATTTTACAAGGCAAAAAAATATCTGCTATGTCTTACATTGGAGTGGCCTTAGGTTTTTTAGGTATATTTCTATTAGTGAGCCAGAAACAAATAATTAGTAAAGACGGACAAATTTTAGGAATGATCATGATTTTTGTATGCATGATTAGTTGGGCTTATGCCTCTATATTTGTGGGTAATGCTAATTTACCAAAAAACTTTTTTGTGAACACAGGTTACCAAATGCTTTCCGGTGGTGTGATGTTAGCCATAGCAAGTGTATGTTTTGGAGAAGAGTGGACATCGCCAACAACTTGGAGCACTCCAGTACTTTGGTCTATGCTTATGCTCATTATTTTTGGTAGTATTATCGCTTTTACAGCGTTTAATTATTTACTGAAAGAAGTTTCACCAGAAAAAGTATCAACGTCGACCTATGTAAACCCGGTTATCGCCTTGTTTTTAGGATGGTTTGTTTTAGACGAAAATTTAACAAAACAATCTATTATTGCCGCCGTTATACTATTAACTGGTGTCTATTTTATAAATTCGAAACGCAAATTTAAACCCCGATCTCTTGGACGTTAA
- a CDS encoding cold-shock protein, producing MAKSQVTFNKIEKEKKRLKKREEKQKKKDARKAEAKENPQGIQFAYVDFNGNLTDTPPDPAMREKVEAESIELGIPKKEDRVEEEPVIKEGKVSFFDHSKGFGFIIDSVNQEKYFVHVSGLLDDIEENDKVTYDLERGQKGMNAVRVKKI from the coding sequence ATGGCAAAATCGCAAGTCACATTTAACAAAATTGAAAAAGAGAAAAAACGCTTAAAGAAAAGAGAGGAAAAGCAAAAGAAGAAGGACGCTCGTAAGGCAGAAGCTAAAGAAAACCCGCAAGGCATCCAGTTTGCTTATGTAGATTTTAACGGAAATTTAACCGATACGCCGCCAGACCCGGCTATGCGTGAAAAGGTTGAAGCCGAAAGTATCGAATTGGGAATCCCTAAAAAGGAAGACCGTGTTGAAGAAGAACCAGTAATTAAAGAAGGAAAAGTATCATTTTTTGATCATTCTAAAGGTTTTGGTTTTATTATCGATAGCGTGAATCAAGAGAAATATTTTGTTCATGTTAGCGGTTTATTAGACGATATTGAAGAAAACGACAAAGTAACTTATGATCTTGAACGTGGTCAAAAAGGTATGAATGCCGTTAGAGTAAAGAAAATATAA
- a CDS encoding MBL fold metallo-hydrolase, whose protein sequence is MTKYISILIFCLSFQLFSQSQNELTATIIGSGSPKYNTERAGPSVLISYKNTNILVDMGNGTQGNLDKLQVKNKDLDALLFTHHHLDHNEEFTPIFIKTLLAAGQFKVVGPKPTSDLVNSIIKNYEEDIAYRLSKKQRAFYDVANNFTVNELEGNQSFIIGDIEISCTPVKHTIATMAYRFDAGGKSIVISGDLSYSESLPILAKQADYLIIDSGGAIEEGKANKRTGNGKNRGNKEHAHVNLDESSRMANEAQVKNLVLTHLNFNNVDEPATSEAINENYTGSIFYAEDLMRFPKAEGSTNTPKQITNGTKNNQGPNFENMLKRLDTNKDGKIAKTEAKGKLKENFSKRDANKDGFITENELGRGK, encoded by the coding sequence ATGACGAAGTATATCTCTATTTTAATTTTCTGTTTAAGTTTTCAACTTTTTTCTCAATCTCAAAATGAGTTAACAGCCACCATTATTGGTTCGGGTTCTCCTAAATACAATACGGAGCGGGCAGGACCTTCTGTTTTAATTTCATATAAAAACACGAATATTTTAGTAGATATGGGAAATGGAACTCAAGGTAATCTAGATAAGTTACAGGTAAAAAATAAAGATTTGGATGCGCTTCTTTTTACACATCATCATTTAGATCATAATGAAGAGTTTACGCCAATTTTTATTAAAACCTTGCTAGCTGCAGGTCAATTTAAAGTGGTAGGACCAAAGCCAACAAGCGATCTGGTTAATAGTATTATAAAGAACTACGAAGAAGATATTGCTTATAGATTATCTAAAAAGCAACGTGCTTTTTACGATGTTGCCAATAATTTTACTGTAAACGAATTGGAGGGCAACCAAAGCTTTATTATTGGAGATATTGAAATCTCTTGCACACCCGTAAAACATACCATTGCAACCATGGCATATCGTTTTGATGCAGGAGGAAAATCCATTGTTATTTCGGGAGATTTATCTTATTCCGAAAGTTTACCTATACTAGCAAAACAAGCAGATTATTTAATTATTGATTCTGGAGGAGCTATTGAAGAAGGAAAGGCAAACAAGAGAACAGGTAACGGAAAAAATAGAGGAAATAAAGAGCATGCACATGTTAATTTGGATGAAAGCTCACGCATGGCAAATGAAGCTCAAGTTAAAAACTTAGTATTAACGCATTTAAATTTCAATAATGTAGATGAACCTGCAACAAGCGAAGCTATAAATGAAAACTATACGGGTTCAATTTTTTATGCTGAAGATTTAATGAGGTTTCCAAAAGCTGAAGGTAGTACTAACACACCCAAGCAAATTACAAATGGTACAAAAAATAATCAAGGACCTAATTTTGAAAATATGCTGAAGCGTTTGGATACAAATAAAGACGGAAAAATAGCTAAAACGGAAGCTAAAGGAAAACTGAAAGAGAATTTTAGTAAAAGAGACGCGAATAAAGATGGTTTTATAACTGAAAATGAACTTGGAAGAGGGAAGTAG
- a CDS encoding DEAD/DEAH box helicase, producing the protein MSVSKTELEERKAGKDLYSYQKGAIDKIFTSFEESPADYHLLYQLPTGGGKTVIFSEIVRQFLKTHKKKVLVMTHRIELCRQTSNVLTEFGVNNKVVDSKADLSDQADYSCFVAMVETLNNRLNDDKLDISDIGLVIIDEAHYNSFTKLFKFFSQSFILGVTATPLSSSMELPMTDNYDELIVGESIESLIENGFLARAEMFSYNVGLTSLVVGANGDYTVKSSEDLYTASDMLSKLVQAYEERCKGKKTLIFNNGINTSLHVYDSFRRAGYPVAHLDNTNTKKERAMILKWFKKTPGAILTSVSILTTGFDEPTVESIILNRATKSLTLYYQMIGRGSRILKDKKSFAVIDLGNNFHRFGPWGEDLDWQRIFRSPNYYLDAILSDDELESNFRYEMPDALRAEFAKSKDVYFDIQKTYVSSIRNGESSKVVLERSIEHHAKICIENSEDVYDALGLAKMLGDDIDFRIQRYTKCISKSTFNFVEWLKGDYRKKLNAYLRSNFDEVFEEIHGHPPIEE; encoded by the coding sequence ATGTCCGTTTCCAAAACCGAATTAGAAGAAAGAAAAGCAGGGAAAGATTTATATAGTTACCAAAAAGGTGCTATTGACAAAATTTTTACAAGTTTTGAAGAATCTCCAGCCGATTACCATTTACTATATCAACTTCCAACAGGAGGAGGGAAAACAGTTATATTTTCAGAGATTGTTCGTCAGTTTTTGAAAACACATAAAAAGAAAGTGTTAGTAATGACGCACAGAATTGAATTGTGTCGTCAAACATCAAATGTACTTACAGAGTTTGGTGTAAACAATAAAGTGGTTGATAGTAAAGCGGATTTGAGCGATCAGGCCGATTATAGTTGTTTTGTAGCTATGGTTGAAACCTTAAATAATCGTTTAAATGATGATAAACTTGATATCTCTGATATTGGTTTAGTTATTATTGATGAGGCACACTATAACTCGTTTACAAAGTTATTTAAATTCTTTAGCCAATCGTTTATTTTAGGAGTTACAGCAACGCCTTTAAGTTCGAGCATGGAATTACCAATGACCGATAATTACGATGAGTTAATTGTTGGGGAAAGTATAGAATCGCTTATTGAAAATGGCTTTTTGGCGCGTGCCGAAATGTTTTCATATAATGTAGGTTTAACCTCCTTAGTTGTTGGTGCCAATGGTGATTATACCGTAAAATCTTCTGAAGATTTATATACAGCTAGCGACATGCTTTCTAAGCTTGTACAAGCTTATGAAGAGCGTTGTAAAGGCAAAAAAACGCTTATTTTTAACAATGGTATTAATACCTCTTTACACGTTTACGATTCGTTTAGACGTGCTGGTTACCCAGTAGCTCACCTAGATAATACAAACACGAAAAAGGAGCGTGCCATGATACTAAAATGGTTTAAGAAAACGCCTGGTGCTATTTTAACATCGGTTAGTATTTTAACCACAGGTTTTGATGAGCCTACTGTAGAAAGCATTATTTTAAATCGTGCAACAAAATCGTTAACACTTTACTACCAAATGATTGGTCGTGGTTCTCGTATTTTAAAGGACAAAAAATCTTTCGCAGTTATCGATTTAGGAAACAACTTCCACCGTTTTGGTCCTTGGGGAGAAGATTTGGATTGGCAACGTATTTTCCGTTCTCCAAACTATTATTTAGATGCCATTTTAAGTGATGATGAATTAGAAAGTAACTTTAGATATGAAATGCCGGATGCCTTGCGCGCCGAGTTTGCAAAATCTAAAGATGTGTATTTCGATATTCAGAAAACATATGTAAGTTCTATTAGAAATGGAGAATCTTCTAAAGTTGTTTTAGAGCGTTCTATCGAGCATCATGCAAAAATTTGTATTGAGAACAGTGAAGATGTTTACGATGCCTTAGGCTTAGCCAAAATGCTTGGAGACGATATTGATTTCCGTATACAACGCTATACAAAATGTATTAGTAAAAGTACATTTAACTTTGTAGAGTGGTTAAAAGGTGACTATCGCAAGAAGCTAAACGCATATTTACGTTCTAATTTTGATGAAGTTTTTGAGGAAATTCATGGGCATCCACCAATAGAAGAATAG